One window of the Corticium candelabrum chromosome 7, ooCorCand1.1, whole genome shotgun sequence genome contains the following:
- the LOC134182388 gene encoding uncharacterized protein LOC134182388: MMADMVSRARACFQRGESQLRQKSYFDAEVSFREALKEWAEVDYPASNEKASTLHGLGLVAMQQSRFSTAEAYLSDSLSVHRRLKPPNNPETLSILQALGACLLGQGKLARGKKVLQECIDLSSESTIQQKLQKAGTTYELGRCLLLHGNYSHAEEKFVKALDLFEKAPNDIDYLNNRTMCLNSLAECTFQQFKIREAVSLSQKALVTVSKMLSSPSEMKPTTCCLLALCLQVSCAPSPEVEKLLRQTQELTKFVGHIDTKALILSVVGEIKTLQGNYDDASQMLQDSLSCIENVEFVDLERVSVTCRLAECLVDQGKHQEACKLLENSKERNRDALSDEHPLMGRVLLCHGKACCDGEKWEEAEVLLQSAFCVLRKCLPNHPRTCEAMSELSYCLKMRGKNSEAADVLAKGWIGSDDDKDPMVNLAYLSDNNLLSPTARSAQQIDQLLAEVDTIRKEKKILQTETEKLKQALTAASQQRVTPATSAHSNNAQASDKVTGNKKYKQQDVNVVQPKYLRVFKRLGQGAFGETHVAHFHGSPVALKTYTKILINRQTTSTIRDHFLDLQSMHHPNITNIYGATINDGLPVQLVMELMEGSLKSVINAASTSRLYLTLREQIDISVDCLSGLDYLHNRIPNALVHGDVCLSNVLVTSTMKAKLSDIGQSRFIASLVSINHSNSEHNAHPKMSLSQSPASSSTKAVDIYNLGTALVELFTPTHNLVTDSCVSLNAIERDDLRRLCAQMIADEASDRIDSRTALLVVESTQSGDEYNECPPKRMVKGTIHGGQLMLVDKPW; encoded by the exons ATGATGGCTGACATGGTATCTCGTGCGAGAG CGTGTTTTCAACGTGGAGAGAGTCAGCTGCGACAGAAGTCGTATTTCGATGCCGAAGTGTCGTTTCGCGAAGCGCTGAAAGAATGGGCTGAAGTAGACTATCCTGCCAGTAACGAGAAAGCGTCAA CTCTGCACGGACTGGGGTTGGTTGCAATGCAACAGAGTCGATTCTCGACCGCAGAGGCATATCTCAGCGATTCTCTGAGCGTTCATCGCAGATTGAAGCCGCCAAACAACCCGGAAACGCTGTCGA TCCTTCAAGCATTGGGTGCTTGTCTACTTGGGCAAGGCAAGTTGGCAAGAGGCAAGAAAGTACTTCAAGAGTGTATCGATCTCTCCAGCGAATCAACTATCCAGCAGAAACTTCAGAAAGCCGGAA CCACATACGAACTCGGACGATGTCTCCTTCTACATGGAAACTACAGTCATGCAGAAGAGAAATTCGTCAAGGCATTAGACTTGTTTGAAAAAGCTCCGAACGACATTGACTATCTAAACAACAGAACCATGT GCCTCAACAGTCTCGCCGAGTGCACATTCCAACAGTTCAAGATTAGAGAAGCCGTGTCGCTTTCACAAAAGGCACTGGTCACGGTCTCAAAGATGTTATCATCGCCGAGCGAGATGAAACCAACAA CATGTTGTCTGTTGGCTCTGTGCCTCCAAGTGAGTTGTGCTCCATCACCCGAAGTGGAGAAACTGCTTCGTCAGACACAAGAACTCACCAAATTTGTAGGACACATTGATACAAAGGCTCTCA TATTGAGTGTCGTTGGAGAGATCAAGACACTACAAGGCAACTACGACGACGCATCTCAAATGCTTCAGGATTCTTTATCGTGCATCGAGAACGTCGAGTTTGTCGACCTAGAAAGAGTATCAG TTACCTGTCGACTTGCCGAATGTCTCGTCGATCAGGGAAAGCATCAAGAGGCATGCAAACTGCTTGAAAACTCAAAGGAAAGAAACAGAGATGCTTTGAGCGACGAGCATCCACTGATGGGCAGAG TGTTGCTTTGTCATGGTAAAGCTTGTTGCGATGGAGAGAAATGGGAAGAAGCTGAAGTGCTCTTACAGTCGGCTTTTTGTGTGTTGAGAAAATGTTTGCCTAATCATCCTCGGACATGTGAAG CAATGAGTGAGCTCAGCTATTGCCTGAAGATGAGAGGGAAGAATAGTGAGGCAGCTGATGTACTGGCAAAAGGCTGGATTGGGTCAGATGATGATAAAG ATCCCATGGTCAATTTGGCTTATCTCAGTGACAACAATTTACTCTCACCAACTGCCCGCTCGGCACAGCAAATAGATCAACTGCTCGCAGAGGTTGACACAAtcagaaaagaaaagaaaatccTACAGACGGAGACCGAAAAGTTGAAACAAGCTCTAACGGCTGCATCTCAACAGAGAGTCACTCCAGCAACGAGTGCACACTCAAACAATGCACAAGCCTCGGACAAGGTCACTGGCAATAAGAAGTACAAACAGCAGGATGTGAATGTGGTTCAGCCGAAGTATCTGAGGGTGTTCAAACGACTTGGACAAGGAGCATTTGGAG AGACTCACGTCGCTCATTTCCACGGCTCGCCCGTGGCACTAAAGACATACACTAAAATTCTCATCAACCGACAAACAACTTCCACAATCAGAGACCATTTCCTAGACCTACAAAGCATGCACCATCCCAACATCACCAACATTTACGGTGCAACCATAAACGACGGTCTCCCAGTACAACTAGTCATGGAGCTCATGGAGGGAAGTCTGAAATCAGTGATCAACGCTGCATCCACTAGTCGTCTCTATCTCACACTAAGAGAGCAAATCGACATCTCAGTTGACTGTCTGTCCGGCTTGGATTACTTACACAACCGAATCCCAAATGCTTTAGTACACGGTGACGTATGCCTTTCGAATGTCCTAGTCACCAGCACCATGAAAGCCAAACTGAGCGACATCGGACAGTCGCGTTTCATAGCAAGTCTCGTGTCCATAAATCACAGCAACAGTGAGCACAACGCTCACCCAAAGATGTCACTGTCTCAGAGTCCTGCCAGTAGCAGCACCAAAGCCGTTGATATCTACAATCTTGGAACCGCATTAGTCGAGCTGTTTACACCAACACACAATCTGGTGACTGACTCTTGTGTATCTCTGAATGCCATCGAGCGTGATGACTTGAGACGTTTGTGTGCACAAATGATCGCCGACGAAGCGAGTGATCGGATCGACAGTCGAACGGCACTGCTGGTTGTTGAGAGCACACAGTCAGGTGATGAGTACAACGAATGTCCTCCCAAGAGGATGGTGAAGGGAACAATTCATGGCGGACAGTTGATGCTCGTTGACAAGCCTTGGTGA